taGAGTTGAAGGTTggtgatttttataaataaagaaGTTCCGAATAAAATGGAAGCTCGACTTAAAAGTTGTAATTTATTCAGAGAATTAGGCTTTTTTCCCCCACTTAAGATACATGCGTGTGTATGGGTGCGTGGCTTGACTTGACATTGTGATGATGAGTAGTGTGGTTCTAATCCCACGGCGTGCCACATAATCGAATGATGAAGATGGGAGAAGTGGGTCTCTCTCCGAAGTCCTTATGGTGAGTGAGTGGACTTTGCTTTTTTGTGTACAGATTCCTCCTATGGAattgacaaaaggaaaattgcCCACAAAAGGCTCTTAAAAAAGTGGAAAAACACAAACTTTGTCTCTAAGACAAAGACCTGCAACATAGATCCACTGGTCCCCTTTACAAGCTTTCAAGAAATTGGAATTATTCAATCCAAGGCTCTatgatttcctcttcttcttcttcttttttttttttttgccattgaTACCCTACGATTGTAATGTCTCATTCTAATCaaagtataaaatcaaaatatcacaaaatCATATATGAGATTCATttatattgattattttttatcagacatttaatttgattgattctttCTGCTATATCGTTATTAGTAAATATAATAATGAAATTGATTCAAATGAACGGAAATTTCGTGACTAAATAGCataaaagaattgaaaagaagGCAAAGATGGGGCCATGATGATTTCGAGTCATTGCTTCTTCTACAAGATTGTCTAGCCTAATTATGAGGATACATTTTGATGCTCGTTAAgaacatgtcatcatcatttccaaatATTCTTTTCCGGGCGCTTTCGGTACAGTTCTCTATGTGTAAAAAAGTTAAGGTGGAGAATGGATCATGGACTTTCAGCTGAAATCCTGGCAGTTCTTGTCAGAGATTTCCTTACATAATGTCTATTAAATGATTTGGGCCCCGTTCGACCTTCCAATTTGCTAAGGGTTCAATTTTTAAAGCAGCCCAATAGTACAAATCCTTACACTTAAATCTTAAAATCTTCTAACgtgtgaatttatttttttttctgtctaaCGTATGAATATTCAAGAGCTGAGCATCATCGCGCTTAGGAACATCCACCGACAAGCATCATCAAGTCCACTTAGTTGAACTATAGTGACAGTCCAACCAGAGTGACAAAGCCAAAAATAAGTGAActaaattcttctttttttcttaaatttccaTTTAGACCTGCCAAATGAATATTTATAATGGGgttccaaaaacaaattatttaAGAGTTAGATAAAAAAGAGTGATTTATAtgtacaagaaaaaaaataaatattagcaAGTGCCCCCTCAAGACAAAATTTTATGTTAATGTTCTTCAGTTCTCAGATCTTAAAAGAAGAGCTAGACAGACGAGGGAGAGAGCGAGCAGGGTTGGTCAACAACCTGTCAGCCTAATCCCAATGcagttcttatttaaaaaaatggtcaGGCTCTGAACAgatgttaaaaattatattcctcagaaacaacaaattgatgCTTGTCTTCTACTACACTGGTCTCTGCGTGCTTCCCACATGGAGGAGGCTCTCCAGCGAGCCTCACTCAAATCTGCTTGTCCTTGGAATCAAAGATGAAATTCACCCACATGATGTACAGCAAATAAACATTCAAAAACATCATGGATTTCTGTCAAAACGTGATCCATGGAATAAggcttgaaaaaaagaaagggaaaacgGTGCACCTCCACTTCATTCAGACTAGCACAATGCTTGTCTCAAGTCAATAGTTTATATGACATTATATGTAACTTAATATAAACATTGCAATTGGTACTCTCACAATGACATAGAAAATGGAGGTAGCAAAAGAGGTGGTTGAACCATACAAGAGCAACGACAGAACAGTTGGATTTTGGAAATTTCAACATCATGTAGCACTTATCTAAGGGCAATGGCCCAGGCCGTTGGTGCACGAAGTCGAATTCAATGTGATCGGCGATTGATCAGGTCATAGGAGGTGTGGTTCGATCTCGGGAGGTAGATGATCGACTCTGAGACGGGGCATGCCCTCTTGCAAGATGCGTAGAGGCCGATGAGTCCGAACCGGTCGCTTATGCTCCGGGAGACCTTAGCGTCCGTCCAGAGATTATGATTTCCATTGTTGGGGGTCGCATCTTGAGCTTGATCATGGTCCTTCGAGCACTCGACTAATGCCGCCACGAACGGGTCCCACTGGTACCACTCCGCCACCGCGGTGGCGCCGTAgaccttcttcttcagcccagctTCTTCGTTGGTGTATCGCTTCGACGACGGTGGGGTAGCGGAAGGCGGCAATGGGAGGAGATTGCTGCTCGGGGAAGAGGGGCCATCTCTCGATCTCCTGGAGCTCTGCTTCTTGGGAATCCCCGGGATCTTCTCCCAGGAAAACGGGACTCCGGAGAAGCGGAGCGGCGTGGCGGGCCTGAACGAGAGCTCCTCGGGGAACTGGGAAGATCCGAGAGAGGAAGACGAGGAaagggaggaagaggaggaggaggaagggctTCTCCTGCGAGGGCTTCTTCGGCGAGAAGACGAGGAAGACGGTGGTGACTTCGATAGATGCGATGAGTTGGTGCTCGTGTTGCCGGGGTCGCATTCTTTAGGGACGGAGCGTGAGGAATCCATTTCTGAGCCAGAGAGAGGAGACCGAGTGTGGTTGTGTGGACTTTCGTTTTCTTCCTCAAAACCCTTCATGCATGTGCCAtatatagatagagagagagagagagagagagagagtaatatGATCTGAGCGCtttgaaagagggaaaagaaatgcGTGGGCGAgggcgaaagagagagagagagagagagagagagagagagagagagggtaatATGATCTGAGGGCtttgaaagagggaaaagaaatgtGTGGGCGTAATATGGTATTTTCGGACTATTGAATAGGGGAGGGCCCCGTGTCACCTGTGGTACGGAGAAGGGAATAGAGAAGGGAATGGGAAATAaatagtggtggtggtggtggtggtgataaagccacattttattttctttaacgTATATGTTGATGTACTCTTGGGCTAAGTGGTATTATGCAAATAGAGCTTATTTTAACATGTTGGTATCTGCATACCCTAATCATCAAATTGAGGATgatgtttttcttctctctttttgggaatattttgaattttgcatCAAGTGCGAACATAGTAGTTTAAAGACATACTAAGGTTcaatttactttaatttatATGTTAATGTATTCTTGGGCTAAGTGGTGTAATGTGACCTGGTTGatgatataaattttaattttcggAGGGTCATTGATGAAGCTAGGACGCCAATGTGGATTGAATGAGCTGTACATCGTTCAAGAAGAACAAGAGTTAATCGTACCGTACCTAACTTTAAGTTCATTCCCTGTATGGTACCAATGTACATGTGGATAGACCAGAATGGATGGAAAGTGCCGGTgctttgaaagaaaaatctcaatacATCCTATGGCGTGGGGTTGAATAAAAACTAGATTTATTTCATACGGCCGCTGGACACTTGGGTACTAATAGATTTGAACATATAGAATGTCCTTCCACTTCCAAGTCGTACAACCGACTTTCATCGAATATGGCTTTTCAATATGCTTTAACCAGTAGAGATGCTCGTCTCTCCTCGTCAATGGAACTTCATAGAAAGTTGAAATATGACTAAATAGGTTCGGATCTTTTTATTTATCGCCATCCCTGTACTCGGGCAGAAAAAAACCCTGAAGCTTTACAATTCTTTGGAATTGGCTTGATTCAATAGAtaaatgaaagaagcaatgtttACATCCAGACATCAATGAGTTAGATTGTTTCAAGATCTGACAAGTCCGACATCGATTCCCTCCGACGCGCTGATCAGGCATTACTCAAAGGGAGGAGAGTGAAGAAAAACATCAGAGGAACCTGTGGAAAAATCTGGCGGATGCGGTTAGATACCTTCACCGTCCTCTCCGATTCGCGTTCATTGCTTCCGCTGCATTAAATTGAAGAACTCCGAGACACCCACGGTAGAGAATTAGGTCAATGTCCTGTACTTCTCCACAGCACAACCTACGTGCCTCGTGACTGGTCCACATGTTCTGTCTCTTGCTTCCATGGAGGTTCTCGGAATAGGCATTTTCTTTTCGGCTTTCTCTGTTCCGACAGCAACTCACCACCACTTTCGAGAAGATAATAATTTAGTTGGACCTAAGGAAAAACTAATATCTGTCAGCTTGTGTGCTGCTACGATAGGGCATGATTGGTTCTATTGTATTATTTCGCAAGAGAAGTCAGAGGAGAGAAGGCGAGAGAGGAGGGGGGCAAGGGGAGGTAGACGTGAGGCTGTTCCAACAGCACACGATTCGTTTTCTTTACCAAATGCATGCAAGATGGTGGTTATGGCGTCAAATACGCACGACCTAATTTTTCTTCGCGAATAAACATAGGGGTTTCAGCAATGAGTGCCCTTGAATTGAATTGAGTTACATATGTTAAGTATCGAAAAAACTTTACATTCTTCAATACACCACTTTTTCTCCTGATATATATGttattgatattttgaaaatcttgaaCATAGTTATTAAGTTTGTTAGAAACATCCTCCGTGAGTGTCCTGCATATTTGTCAAGCATACTTATTAAAACCTATTTTGGTTTCTTTATAAATGTACTTTTTTTTCAAGGATGGGCCTTCGCCTTTTGAGCTTCAAAATCCCACGCACCACAAATTGTTGTGTATTAGCTCTCATTTAACTGTTGACTCTTGACGTCCATTCAAAATGACTGAGATTAGGAGATGTGGCCCTAGTCACTGATTACTTACAATAAGATACCTGGGCAAGGCAAATGAGAGGATAAAAGATTTGAGCTCAAAACTTTTTAAGTCTCAACACATTGTAATTCTGAAACTACTAAAACTCCGAATGCTTGAAGGCATATTTGGTATTGGAGATATATCCGCTAGCTTTTGAAATTGGAAACTACAAAACCATTCTTTGAAGAGGTTTGTTGCTTGCTTTGTTCTCCTTTACacggaaaaagtaccaaaaaagtcataaacctattgtattggtaccaatttaatcataaacttttcaattagaccaattcagtcataaacatttctacattggtaccaatttagtccattctgTCAATTTTAGTCTGCTGACGTTGATGTGGATATTAATCGGTGACTGGACACTGACGtgatgatttttaaataatttttgaattttttttgaattttttgaattttttgaattttttgaattttttcctttttctttttattttcttccttcttcctccttgaacTTTTCCAACGGTGTTCGGCGAGGGCCTTGAAGCCCTCGCTTGCCGCCAGCGAGGGCtgcggccctcgctcggcctctcCTAGGGCCGTCAACAAGGCGGCTTCACtcagatctaggtgaggctagcctcgccttggcctcgTTAGTGTAGAGGCaaggggccggcgaggctggcctcgTCCAAATCCAAGTGAAGCAGCCgacgagggtcgcggccctcgcttggcctcgcctagggccgcGGGCAAGGTGGCTTCACCCAATTTGGGCGAGGCGAGCGAGGGCCCCGCAAAGCCCTCACTAGCCGCAAACAAGGGTTGTGACCCTCATCAGCGGTAGGCAAGGGCTTCGAGGCCCTCACCTAGTGGctggcgagcctcaccggaggcttGCCAGCCCACCGCTGGaacagtccaaggaggaagaagggagaaaagaaaaaagaaaaagaaaaactcaaaaaaacattaaaaaattcaaaaaattcaaaatatattttaaaatatttttaaaaattgctaCGTCAATGGCCaatgtccacgtcagcgccggcaggtcaaaattggttggatggactgaattagtattAATGTAAcaatgtttagaactgaattgatacaaatgcaatagatttaggacatttttggtacttttttccccctttataTGAACAGTTGAGGAGATAACACAAAGGAAATTCTATATGGAATTTCATGGACCATAGAATATAACTAGTACAAATTACACCGGACATCAAGTGGTCTAGAGGGTTCTCTTAGTCGAATTTGATCAAATATTTCCTTGTGGCTGAGATGCGACCAAATCACAAAAATGTAGGTCTCTTACTATATTTTGTCTGGTTTCACTCGACCTCAGGACACCTATCTAAAGGAGAAGCTACATACCTTGTATTTGCATGCATTGGTTGATAAGATCATTTCCTGTAATCAACACGAGAATGAGCGAAcatcattcatcaaatttgcattaaaaaaaaaaaaaaagcagcataTAGTGAGTAGACTGAGCAGATCGTACAGCTAGGC
The window above is part of the Eucalyptus grandis isolate ANBG69807.140 chromosome 6, ASM1654582v1, whole genome shotgun sequence genome. Proteins encoded here:
- the LOC104449516 gene encoding putative protein TPRXL produces the protein MKGFEEENESPHNHTRSPLSGSEMDSSRSVPKECDPGNTSTNSSHLSKSPPSSSSSRRRSPRRRSPSSSSSSSLSSSSSLGSSQFPEELSFRPATPLRFSGVPFSWEKIPGIPKKQSSRRSRDGPSSPSSNLLPLPPSATPPSSKRYTNEEAGLKKKVYGATAVAEWYQWDPFVAALVECSKDHDQAQDATPNNGNHNLWTDAKVSRSISDRFGLIGLYASCKRACPVSESIIYLPRSNHTSYDLINRRSH